The following proteins come from a genomic window of Parambassis ranga chromosome 4, fParRan2.1, whole genome shotgun sequence:
- the rsph4a gene encoding radial spoke head protein 4 homolog A isoform X2 — MMDLFNESMDSRQQSAAAFKAFMLKKSTKSNLNLYDHLTRLLMKVMDERPHDVVDVIEDMSREIKLTVFEDKQSTLRDLPQTTAAEQLAEQQRLLFAWLEDVGQEEELVETPFPNVSEIGFYLEQAGVGLGREEMQRIYLALKQLVESHGLPRCRLWGKILGTESSYIIAEADYREDEQVEEEEQSTDEAAEQEESEAKEAEENETKEDLPPQSIYKPPPAVPKEAIGVGTNKFVYYVCNEPGLPWVKLPSVNPAQITAARQIRKFFTGRLDNPIVSYPPFPGNEAIYLRAQIARISAGTQVSPQGFYQTGEEEGDEEETPHDNCEVNPDFEGLPVAEMADSLSIWAHHIQHILQQGRCTWVNLATKPEDTNEEEDDDEKEEGPDESEPEIGPPLLTPLSQDAEIFNTPPWSTKLSSTLTSQHAIAVVRSNLWPGAYAYAVGKKCENIYIGWGLKCTGKGYDPPLPPQPQKEYPSGPEITESVDPSVEDEEAMKEVLEEQQAAQEDAEETDEEEEENDD; from the exons ATGATGGACCTTTTCAACGAAAGCATGGACAGCAGGCAGCAGTCTGCTGCGGCCTTCAAGGCTTTTATGTTGAAGAAAAGCACGAAAAGCAACCTGAACCT TTATGACCACCTCACGCGGCTGCTGATGAAGGTGATGGATGAGCGTCCACACGATGTGGTGGATGTGATTGAGGACATGAGCCGTGAAATCAAGCTGACTGTATTTGAAGACAAACAGAGCACACTGCGAGACCTTCCGCAGACAACCGCAGCTGAGCAGCTGGCTGAGCAGCAGCGTCTGCTGTTTGCTTGGCTAGAAGACGTAGGCCAGGAGGAGGAACTG GTTGAAACACCTTTCCCTAACGTGAGCGAGATTGGCTTTTATCTGGAGCAGGCAGGAGTGGGTCTGGGCAGAGAGGAGATGCAGAGAATCTACCTCGCCCTCAAGCAGCTTGTTGAGTCACACGGGCTGCCACGTTGCAGACTGTGGGGCAAGATTCTGGGAACAGAGAGCAGCTACATCATTGCTGAAGCAGACTACAGAGAGGATGAACAGGttgaagaggaagagcagagcaCCGATGAAGCAGCTGAGCAAGAGGAGAGTGAGGccaaggaggcagaggagaatGAGACCAAGGAG GATCTGCCCCCTCAGTCAATTTATAAACCCCCACCAGCGGTCCCAAAGGAGGCCATAGGAGTAGGCACGAACAAGTTTGTTTACTACGTGTGCAACGAGCCGGGTCTTCCCTGGGTAAAGCTCCCCTCAGTTAACCCTGCACAGATCACTGCTGCTCGGCAGATCCGTAAATTCTTCACTGGGAGGCTGGACAACCCAATTGTTAGCTACCCACCTTTTCCCGGGAATGAAGCCATCTATCTGAGAGCACAGATCGCTCGGATCTCTGCCGGCACACAGGTTAGCCCACAGGGCTTTTACCAGActggggaggaggaaggtgatgaggaggagacaCCGCATGATAACTGCGAAGTAAATCCTGACTTTGAGGGTCTCCCTGTAGCTGAAATGGCCGACTCTTTGTCCATCTGGGCGCATCATATTCAGCACATCCTGCAGCAG GGTCGATGCACCTGGGTGAACCTGGCAACAAAACCAGAAGATACtaatgaggaagaagatgatgatgagaaggaagaggggCCTGATGAGTCTGAGCCAGAAATCGGACCCCCTCTGCTCACCCCCCTCTCCCAGGATGCAG AAATATTCAACACTCCCCCCTGGAGCACCAAGTTGTCCTCCACTCTCACCTCTCAGCATGCAATAGCTGTGGTGCGTTCCAACCTCTGGCCAGGGGCTTATGCATATGCTGTTGGAAA GAAGTGTGAGAACATATATATTGGCTGGGGTCTGAAGTGTACTGGGAAAGGGTACGACCCACCTTTACCGCCACAACCCCAGAAAGAATATCCCAGTGGACCGGAAATCACTGAGAGTGTGGATCCATcagtggaggatgaggaggcgaTGAAGGAAGTTTTAGAGGAGCAGCAAGCTGCCCAGGAAGATGCAGAAGAgacagatgaagaagaggaggaaaatgacGACTAA
- the dohh gene encoding deoxyhypusine hydroxylase, with the protein MATVEEVAAVGRVLVDPGLNLTQRFRALFTLRNLGGAEAVEWISKAFTDDSALLKHELAYCLGQMQDTRAIPPLIAVLKDTQQEPMVRHEAGEALGAIGDFEVLELLKEYSQDPVIEVAETCQLAVRRLEWLQSGGEKQLEGGSTDKNPYCSVDPAPPAPRKSVPELRSILLDESLSLFERYRAMFALRNLGTEEAALALGDGLQCSSALFRHEIGYVLGQMQHPAAVPALRAALECSGENPMVRHEAAEALGSIGKVECLAVLQQFCGDKERVVKESCEVALDMLEYENSDQFQYADGLVRLQG; encoded by the exons ATGGCAACTGTCGAGGAGGTGGCAGCAGTGGGACGGGTCTTGGTGGATCCTGGGCTGAACTTGACTCAGCGATTCAGAGCTTTATTCACCCTGAGGAACCTGGGAG GTGCTGAAGCTGTAGAGTGGATCAGCAAAGCCTTCACTGATGACTCTGCCCTGCTGAAACATGAGTTGGCCTACTGCCTAGGACAGATGCAAGACACACGGGCCATTCCCCCACTGATAGCTGTTCTCAAGGATACACAGCAGGAGCCGATGGTCAGGCATGAAGCAG GTGAAGCTCTGGGAGCAATTGGAGATTTTGAGGTTCTGGAGCTGCTAAAAGAGTACAGTCAGGATCCTGTCATAGAG GTTGCAGAGACATGTCAGTTGGCTGTTCGTCGACTGGAGTGGCTCcagagtggaggagagaaacAGCTGGAGGGTGGAAGCACAGATAAGAACCCATACTGCTCTGTAGACCCAGCCCCGCCTGCACCAAGGAAGAGTGTGCCAGAGCTGCGCTCCATCCTGTTGGATGAAAGTCTGTCACTTTTTGAGCGCTATCGTGCCATGTTTGCCCTGCGTAACCTGGGCACGGAGGAAGCTGCACTGGCTCTGGGTGACG GTCTGCAGTGCTCCAGTGCACTGTTCCGTCATGAGATTGGCTATGTTCTGGGCCAGATGCAGCACCCAGCAGCAGTCCCAGCTCTGCGTGCGGCTTTGGAGTGCTCTGGTGAGAACCCCATGGTCCGACACGAGGCAGCAGAGGCTCTTGGTTCTATCGGCAAAGTCGAGTGTCtggctgtgctgcagcagttctGTGGAGATAAAGAACGTGTCGTCAAGGAGAGCTGTGAGGTTGCTCTGGACATGCTGGAATATGAGAACAGTGACCAGTTTCAGTATGCAGATGGACTGGTCAGGTTACAGGGTTAA
- the LOC114434843 gene encoding leucine-rich repeat-containing protein 24-like, with protein MCACSSCDPHLLFASFIRRYRGGPLRPSAAALDPHLQKSEAIGNTKASLSASQRAPSLDVMAVLSVLLLSMLLLLPPVGASPSCPVGCRCYSLTVECGSTGLKDIPKHIPAATQTIFLQDNVIGQISRLDLALLKHLHYLYLQNNTISAVEPGSFQNQGQLLELALNGNRIHLVTADMFQGLEHLRILYLAGNDITRLLDYTFRGLQRLQELHLQHNSIEMLADQALVGLTSLALLDLSRNNLHTIGPASLRPLVSLQVLRITDNPWRCDCALHWLRSWIDEEGQRLLSSAERRMVCTEPPRLSHLSLVEVPLNSLVCIPPLVQLEPRRLAVRLGESLRVSCHASGYPRPQVTWRKASQGKVVLSPRGLVQELGAGGGAGGSEGPSEEGRVSLQKTDGERFDPDTGSGMLFLSNVTMAHAGFYECEAWNAGGVARVTFQLAINSSTSSSSSSSSIWASWSQVSSPYSPAWPRLRNYGPALGSDVSREPLYALGSMAFSALGAATQTAIAVGISLLALTALLLVAMIYSRRHQRDKEPDGAEKEESILYVNDYSDGPTTFAQLEEYRDERGHEMYVLNRAKPVLPPAPPTGVSTTNLGCPAPSDTSSLTLSSGPGQTVSPTLVPNKQQQQQQQQLDGDIRTMRRMAGEGGEAEPVITSEAEGMFLNHTGLLLEEVYTPDQVYIKTSRLFMDKL; from the exons CTCCATCTCTGGATGTGATGGCTGTGCTGTCAGTGCTTCTTCTGTccatgctgctcctgctccctCCTGTCGGAGCATCCCCGTCCTGCCCTGTGGGCTGTCGTTGCTACAGCCTCACTGTGGAGTGTGGCTCCACGGGCCTGAAGGACATCCCTAAACACATCCCTGCAGCCACACAG ACCATCTTCCTCCAGGACAATGTGATTGGACAGATCAGCCGACTGGACCTCGCTCTGCTGAAGCACCTGCACTACTTGTACCTGCAG AACAACACCATATCAGCAGTGGAGCCCGGCTCCTTCCAGAATCAAGGACAGTTGTTGGAGCTAGCACTGAACGGAAACCGCATCCACCTGGTGACCGCTGACATGTTTCAGGGGCTAGAGCATCTCCGCATTTTGTATCTGGCTGGGAATGACATCACACGCCTCCTGGACTACACATTCCGTGGCCTACAG CGTCTGCAGGAGCTTCATTTGCAGCACAACAGCATAGAAATGTTAGCAGACCAGGCACTGGTTGGTTTGACCTCTCTGGCTCTGTTGGACCTGAGCAGGAATAACCTTCACACCATCGGCCCGGCATCACTGCGCCCTCTGGTCAGCCTGCAGGTGTTGCGCATCACAG ACAACCCATGGCGCTGCGACTGTGCTCTACATTGGCTAAGGAGCTGGATTGATGAGGAGGGGCAGCGGCTGCTCAGCTCCGCAGAGCGCCGCATGGTCTGCACTGAGCCCCCACGGCTCTCCCACCTCAGCCTGGTGGAGGTCCCTCTCAACAGCCTGGTGTGCATCCCTCCCCTGGTGCAACTGGAACCCCGAAGGCTCGCGGTGCGCCTGGGAGAGAGCCTTAGGGTGTCCTGCCATGCCTCTGGATACCCTCGGCCACAG GTAACTTGGAGGAAAGCTTCCCAGGGTAAAGTAGTGCTTTCTCCTAGAGGCCTGGTTCAGGAGTTGGgtgctggaggtggagcaggtggaTCAGAGGGGCCCTCAGAGGAAGGCAGAGTCAGCCTCCAGAAGACAGACGGCGAGCGCTTTGACCCCGACACTGGCAGTGGCATGCTGTTTCTCAGCAATGTAACCATGGCTCATGCAGGTTTCTATGAATGTGAAGCCTGGAACGCAGGAGGTGTCGCCAGGGTCACCTTTCAACTCGCCATCAACTCATCaacgtcttcctcttcctcatcttcatccatCTGGGCTTCCTGGTCGCAGGTATCCTCGCCGTATTCCCCTGCCTGGCCAAGGCTCAGGAACTACGGGCCTGCTCTGGGCTCCGATGTAAGCCGGGAGCCCCTGTATGCACTGGGTAGCATGGCATTCAGTGCTCTGGGAGCTGCCACTCAGACTGCCATTGCTGTGGGCATCTCCCTGCTGGCTTTGACTGCACTGCTGCTAGTCGCCATGATCTACAGTCGACGTCACCAACGGGACAAGGAGCCTGATGGGGCTGAGAAG gaggagagcatCCTGTATGTGAACGACTACTCTGATGGCCCCACCACCTTTGCCCAGCTGGAGGAGTACCGCGACGAGCGCGGCCACGAGATGTACGTCCTCAACAGGGCCAAGCCCGTGCTACCTCCTGCTCCACCAACAGGTGTCTCCACCACTAACCTGGGCTGCCCCGCACCATCTGACACCTCCAGCCTCACTCTCTCCTCAGGCCCAGGCCAGACCGTGAGCCCCACGTTGGTCcctaacaaacaacaacagcagcagcagcaacagctggATGGCGACATACGGACCATGCGGAGAATGGCGGGGGAAGGAGGGGAGGCGGAGCCAGTGATCACATCAGAGGCTGAAGGGATGTTTCTTAACCACACAG GACTCTTACTGGAGGAGGTTTACACACCAGATCAGGTTTACATCAAAACATCGAGACTCTTTATGGACAAACTGTGA
- the lonp1 gene encoding lon protease homolog, mitochondrial, protein MASCMKMIAAVRQMQRNAALVVKLNRSGVGRTLTETPALGRLQSPRLYTSSSEKTFHYGSLNIPGNTAQAAGCRVMARPHRWMRVGSVARFQTSLLTQSSGPFTIQGRMYGNRSSGAGFSGEDGADSSGSGGEESGGDGVHYSGPQMTALTPMIVPEVFPNVPLIAVGRNPVFPRFIKIIEVKNKELMELLRRKVRLAQPYAGVFLKRDDVNDSDVVESLDAVYTTGTFVQIHEMQDLGDKLRMIVMGHRRIRITRQLEVEPEEAATSPELSESEPESQTKTQPRRKTKRGRKDQPESLAEQAEEKISDADLSPELQPLPSTNILMVEVDNVHHEQFTVTEEVKALTAEIVKTIRDIIALNPLYRESVLQMMQAGQRVVDNPIYLSDMGAALTGAESHELQDVLEEINIPKRLYKALSLLKKEYELSKLQQRLGREVEEKIKQTHRKYLLQEQLKIIKKELGLEKEDKEAIEEKFRERLKDRTVPQHIMDVISEELNKLSLLDNHSSEFNVTRNYLDWLTSMPWGTNSEENLSLERAKEVLEEDHYGMDDVKKRILEFIAVSQLRGSTQGKILCFYGPPGVGKTSIARSIARALNRQYFRFSVGGMTDVAEIKGHRRTYVGAMPGKIIQCLKKTKTENPLVLIDEVDKIGRGYQGDPSSALLELLDPEQNANFLDHYLDVPVDLSKVLFICTANVIDTIPEPLRDRMEMINVSGYVAQEKLAIAERYLVPQLRVVCGLTEEKATISSDALSLLIRQYCRESGVRNLQKQVEKVFRKVAFCIVSGEQSAVTVTPDNLQAYVGKPIFTVDRMYDVTPPGVVMGLAWTAMGGSTLFIETSLRRPSGGADTKGEGSLEVTGQLGDVMKESAKIASTFARAFLMTKEPENHFLFNSHLHLHVPEGATPKDGPSAGCTIVTALLSLATNQPVRQNVAMTGEVSLTGKILPVGGIKEKTIAARRAGVTCIILPAENRKDFSDLPEYITEGLEIHFVDHYSQIYPIVFPQTDS, encoded by the exons ATGGCATCCTGCATGAAGATGATCgcagctgtcagacagatgcaGAGAAACGCTGCTCTTGTTGTAAAATTAAACAGGTCCGGAGTTGGCCGGACCCTGACCGAGACACCGGCCCTGGGCCGACTCCAGTCCCCGCGACTCTACACCAGCAGCTCGGAGAAAACATTCCACTATGGCTCTCTCAACATCCCAGGTAACACAGCACAGGCAGCTGGCTGCCGGGTGATGGCCAGACCTCATCGGTGGATGCGAGTCGGCTCCGTCGCCCGCTTCCAAACTAGTCTCCTCACACAGAGCTCCGGACCCTTCACGATCCAGGGAAGAATGTACGGGAACCGGTCGAGTGGCGCGGGTTTCTCCGGGGAGGACGGGGCAGACAGCTCGGGCTCTGGGGGAGAGGAGTCCGGGGGCGATGGAGTACATTACAGCGGACCTCAAATGACAGCTCTGACCCCCATGATAGTCCCGGAGGTGTTCCCCAATGTGCCTCTGATTGCTGTAGGCAGGAATCCGGTGTTTCCCCGCTTCATAAAAATCATAGAG GTAAAGAACAAagagctgatggagctgttgAGGAGGAAGGTACGTCTGGCTCAGCCTTACGCCGGAGTCTTCCTGAAGAGAGATGATGT TAATGACTCTGATGTGGTGGAGTCTCTAGATGCCGTCTACACTACAGGCACCTTCGTTCAGATCCATGAGATGCAGGACTTGGGAGACAAACTGAGGATGATTGTCATGGGACACCGCAG GATCCGGATCACAAGACAACTGGAGGTAGAGCCTGAAGAGGCAGCAACGTCCCCCGAGTTGTCAGAGTCAGAGCCAGAGTCCCAGACCAAAACTCAACCCAGACGCAAAACCAAACGGGGCCGTAAGGACCAGCCAGAATCTCTGGCAGAGCAGGCTGAGGAGAAG ATTTCAGACGCAGACCTGAGCCCAGAGCTTCAGCCTTTGCCCTCTACCAACATCTTGATGGTGGAAGTGGACAACGTCCACCATGAACAGTTCACTGTCACAGAGGAAGTCAAG gcactgacagcagagattgTGAAGACCATAAGGGACATCATTGCACTCAATCCCCTCTACAG AGAGTCGGTCCTCCAGATGATGCAGGCTGGTCAGAGAGTGGTGGATAATCCCATCTATCTCAGTGACATGGGAGCAGCTCTGACAGGAGCAGAATCACATGAACTGCAGGACGTCCTGGAGGAGATCAAT ATCCCAAAGCGTCTCTACAAGGCTCTGTCACTGCTGAAGAAGGAGTATGAGCTGAGTAAACTGCAGCAGCGCCTAGGccgagag GTAGAAGAGAAGATCAAACAGACTCACAGGAAGTacctgctgcaggagcagcTCAAGATCATTAAGAAG GAACTGGGTCTGGAAAAAGAGGACAAAGAAGCCATTGAGGAGAAGTTCAGAGAGAGGCTTAAAGACAGGACTGTCCCTCAGCACATAATGGATGTCATCAGTGAAGAACTCAACAAACTGAGCCTGCTGGACAACCACTCCTCAGAGTTCAA TGTGACCCGTAACTACCTGGACTGGCTGACCAGCATGCCTTGGGGCACCAACAGTGAAGAGAACTTATCACTAGAAAGAGCCAAAGAAGTTTTAGAAGAGGACCATTATGGAATGGATGACGTTAAGAAGCGAATACTG gAATTCATAGCAGTGAGCCAGCTGCGCGGCTCCACCCAGGGCAAGATCCTGTGTTTTTATGGCCCTCCGGGTGTAGGGAAGACCTCCATCGCCCGCTCCATAGCCAGAGCCCTTAACAGACAGTACTTCAGGTTCAGCGTGGGAGGAATGACCGACGTGGCTGAGATCAAGGGGCACAG GAGGACATATGTTGGAGCAATGCCTGGGAAGATTATTCAGTGCCTGAAGAAGACCAAGACAGAAAACCCTCTGGTGCTAATAGATGAG GTAGATAAAATAGGTCGCGGTTACCAGGGTGACCCATCCTCTGCACTTCTAGAACTTCTGGACCCTGAACAGAATGCCAACTTCCTCGACCACTACCTGGATGTTCCTGTAGATCTGTCAAAG GTTTTGTTCATCTGCACCGCCAACGTGATCGATACCATCCCAGAGCCGCTCCGAGACAGAATGGAGATGATCAATGTGTCTGGATATGTGGCCCAGGAGAAGCTGGCCATTGCTGAG cGTTACCTTGTCCCTCAGCTGCGTGTCGTCTGTGGTCTGACGGAGGAGAAGGCCACCATCTCATCTGATGCCCTCAGCCTGCTCATCAGGCAGTACTGCAGGGAGTCAGGAGTGAGGAATCTGCAGAAACAAGTTGAGAAG GTTTTCCGTAAGGTGGCATTCTGCATCGTCAGCGGCGAACAATCCGCAGTGACCGTAACACCAGACAACCTGCAGGCGTATGTAGGGAAACCCATCTTCACGGTGGATCGGATGTATGATGTCACCCCACCAGGAGTTGTTATGGGGTTGGCGTGGACCGCTATGG GAGGGTCGACATTGTTCATTGAGACCTCACTCCGCCGCCCTTCAGGAGGAGCAGACACTAAAGGAGAGGGATCACTGGAGGTTACAG GTCAGCTCGGCGATGTTATGAAGGAAAGTGCAAAGATCGCCTCAACATTTGCCAGAGCCTTCCTCATGACAAAGGAACCAgaaaaccacttcctgtttaacTCCCACTTACACCTACATGTCCCTGAG GGGGCAACTCCCAAGGATGGGCCAAGCGCTGGCTGCACTATTGTCACAGCGCTGTTGTCTTTGGCAACCAACCAACCAGTGCGTCAAAACGTTGCCATGACTGGTGAGGTGTCACTAACTGGAAAAATACTGCCAGTTGGAGGAATCAAGGAGAAAACGATTGCT GCCCGTCGCGCTGGTGTGACCTGCATCATCCTTCCAGCGGAGAACAGGAAGGACTTCTCTGACCTACCAGAGTACATCACAGAGGGCCTGGAGATCCATTTTGTGGATCACTACAGCCAAATCTACCCCATTGTGTTCCCACAAACTGACTCTTAA
- the LOC114434724 gene encoding alpha-2-HS-glycoprotein-like — MKPLPVLLLLSGVLLCHTGPVLDPVTCDGNDGPGAAHTAMHHIDETHNHGYKFRLNDITSTKVEQVEGGCNWELQLALLETRCSVVNPKQFENCDIRAEHERAVMANCTVMMTVKKGESKVTKYNCNTRQAKTNQEMVRICPDCPVLLPLNNTEGLKSVDQALKTFNQNTTNQHYYILQEVGRIQTSYMFQMGMGYFAEFVLLETRCPRGSRIVLEACKPLCPDRAHRAFCRSSYTTANEAISVECELYSPTNTTALGPGEQEPVCKPPHDGGRGPPPHAGGGGPPPHAHGQGPPPHDGSGGPPHDHGKGRESGKGRGPPFNPHFPRGSFHACRGFLVNPDPALHPICPWPLPEPRSQPRES; from the exons ATGAAGCCGTTACCCGTCCTGCTTCTTTTGTCGGGGGTGCTGCTTTGCCACACTGGTCCAGTTTTGGACCCGGTAACATGCGACGGGAATGACGGGCCTGGGGCTGCACACACGGCAATGCATCACATAGATGAAACTCACAACCATGGCTATAAGTTCAGACTGAATGACATCACTAGCACCAAGGTGGAGCAG GTTGAGGGTGGGTGTAATTGGGAGTTGCAGTTGGCCCTTCTGGAGACGAGGTGCTCCGTTGTCAACCCAAAACAATTTGAGAACTGTGACATCCGTGCAGAGCACGAGCGG GCGGTGATGGCCAACTGCACTGTTATGATGACTGTGAAAAAGGGGGAGTCCAAAGTCACTAAATACAACTGTAACACACGACAAG caaaGACCAATCAGGAGATGGTAAGAATATGCCCAGACTGTCCCGTACTGCTCCCGCTCAATAACACAGAAGGTCTCAAGTCTGTTGATCAAGCCCTGAAAACATTCAACCAGAACACCACCAACCAGCATTACTACATCTTGCAGGAAGTGGGGCGCATACAAACTTCG TACATGTTCCAAATGGGAATGGGCTACTTTGCTGAGTTTGTCCTTTTGGAGACTCGCTGTCCAAGAGGATCCAGGATTGTTCTTGAGGCATGCAAACCCCTGTGTCCAGACAGAGCT CATCGTGCTTTCTGCCGTTCGTCTTATACCACTGCAAATGAAGCCATTTCTGTCGAGTGTGAATTATACTCCCCTACG AACACTACTGCCCTCGGCCCAGGTGAGCAGGAACCTGTCTGTAAGCCTCCCCATGATGGGGGTAGAGGTCCTCCTCCTCATGCCGGAGGTGGCGgtcctcctcctcatgctcATGGTCAAGGTCCTCCTCCCCATGATGGCAGTGGAGGCCCCCCTCACGATCATGGCAAAGGACGTGAATCTGGCAAAGGAAGAGGTCCCCCCTTTAATCCCCACTTTCCCCGTGGATCCTTCCATGCCTGTCGTGGATTCCTGGTCAATCCGGACCCTGCTCTCCACCCCATTTGTCCTTGGCCTCTACCAGAACCCCGCTCCCAACCAAGGGAGTCCTGA
- the rsph4a gene encoding radial spoke head protein 6 homolog A isoform X1, whose product MMDLFNESMDSRQQSAAAFKAFMLKKSTKSNLNLYDHLTRLLMKVMDERPHDVVDVIEDMSREIKLTVFEDKQSTLRDLPQTTAAEQLAEQQRLLFAWLEDVGQEEELVETPFPNVSEIGFYLEQAGVGLGREEMQRIYLALKQLVESHGLPRCRLWGKILGTESSYIIAEADYREDEQVEEEEQSTDEAAEQEESEAKEAEENETKEKDLPPQSIYKPPPAVPKEAIGVGTNKFVYYVCNEPGLPWVKLPSVNPAQITAARQIRKFFTGRLDNPIVSYPPFPGNEAIYLRAQIARISAGTQVSPQGFYQTGEEEGDEEETPHDNCEVNPDFEGLPVAEMADSLSIWAHHIQHILQQGRCTWVNLATKPEDTNEEEDDDEKEEGPDESEPEIGPPLLTPLSQDAEIFNTPPWSTKLSSTLTSQHAIAVVRSNLWPGAYAYAVGKKCENIYIGWGLKCTGKGYDPPLPPQPQKEYPSGPEITESVDPSVEDEEAMKEVLEEQQAAQEDAEETDEEEEENDD is encoded by the exons ATGATGGACCTTTTCAACGAAAGCATGGACAGCAGGCAGCAGTCTGCTGCGGCCTTCAAGGCTTTTATGTTGAAGAAAAGCACGAAAAGCAACCTGAACCT TTATGACCACCTCACGCGGCTGCTGATGAAGGTGATGGATGAGCGTCCACACGATGTGGTGGATGTGATTGAGGACATGAGCCGTGAAATCAAGCTGACTGTATTTGAAGACAAACAGAGCACACTGCGAGACCTTCCGCAGACAACCGCAGCTGAGCAGCTGGCTGAGCAGCAGCGTCTGCTGTTTGCTTGGCTAGAAGACGTAGGCCAGGAGGAGGAACTG GTTGAAACACCTTTCCCTAACGTGAGCGAGATTGGCTTTTATCTGGAGCAGGCAGGAGTGGGTCTGGGCAGAGAGGAGATGCAGAGAATCTACCTCGCCCTCAAGCAGCTTGTTGAGTCACACGGGCTGCCACGTTGCAGACTGTGGGGCAAGATTCTGGGAACAGAGAGCAGCTACATCATTGCTGAAGCAGACTACAGAGAGGATGAACAGGttgaagaggaagagcagagcaCCGATGAAGCAGCTGAGCAAGAGGAGAGTGAGGccaaggaggcagaggagaatGAGACCAAGGAG AAGGATCTGCCCCCTCAGTCAATTTATAAACCCCCACCAGCGGTCCCAAAGGAGGCCATAGGAGTAGGCACGAACAAGTTTGTTTACTACGTGTGCAACGAGCCGGGTCTTCCCTGGGTAAAGCTCCCCTCAGTTAACCCTGCACAGATCACTGCTGCTCGGCAGATCCGTAAATTCTTCACTGGGAGGCTGGACAACCCAATTGTTAGCTACCCACCTTTTCCCGGGAATGAAGCCATCTATCTGAGAGCACAGATCGCTCGGATCTCTGCCGGCACACAGGTTAGCCCACAGGGCTTTTACCAGActggggaggaggaaggtgatgaggaggagacaCCGCATGATAACTGCGAAGTAAATCCTGACTTTGAGGGTCTCCCTGTAGCTGAAATGGCCGACTCTTTGTCCATCTGGGCGCATCATATTCAGCACATCCTGCAGCAG GGTCGATGCACCTGGGTGAACCTGGCAACAAAACCAGAAGATACtaatgaggaagaagatgatgatgagaaggaagaggggCCTGATGAGTCTGAGCCAGAAATCGGACCCCCTCTGCTCACCCCCCTCTCCCAGGATGCAG AAATATTCAACACTCCCCCCTGGAGCACCAAGTTGTCCTCCACTCTCACCTCTCAGCATGCAATAGCTGTGGTGCGTTCCAACCTCTGGCCAGGGGCTTATGCATATGCTGTTGGAAA GAAGTGTGAGAACATATATATTGGCTGGGGTCTGAAGTGTACTGGGAAAGGGTACGACCCACCTTTACCGCCACAACCCCAGAAAGAATATCCCAGTGGACCGGAAATCACTGAGAGTGTGGATCCATcagtggaggatgaggaggcgaTGAAGGAAGTTTTAGAGGAGCAGCAAGCTGCCCAGGAAGATGCAGAAGAgacagatgaagaagaggaggaaaatgacGACTAA